A window from Cryobacterium sp. PAMC25264 encodes these proteins:
- the rpsR gene encoding 30S ribosomal protein S18: MAGKSSGDRRKPLRGAKGGKNAAPAKSIRVGVIDYKDVPTLRKFISERGKIRARRITGVSVQEQRLIARAVKNAREMALLPYAGSGR, encoded by the coding sequence ATGGCTGGAAAGTCGAGCGGCGACCGCCGCAAGCCGCTCCGCGGTGCTAAGGGTGGCAAGAACGCCGCCCCCGCGAAGTCGATCCGGGTTGGTGTCATCGATTACAAAGATGTCCCCACTCTTCGGAAGTTCATCTCAGAGCGTGGAAAGATCCGCGCCCGCCGCATCACCGGCGTCTCCGTCCAGGAGCAGCGCCTGATCGCGCGTGCCGTCAAGAACGCCCGCGAAATGGCCTTGCTGCCCTACGCCGGCTCAGGCCGGTAA
- a CDS encoding CCA tRNA nucleotidyltransferase, whose product MQSVAAALARLGDLAASPTISRLADAFADAGFELALVGGPVRDAFLDRVTNDLDFTTDATPDQILAIVKPIAEAHWDIGRAFGTIGAQIAGEKVEITTYRADSYDGQTRRPDVVFGSSLEDDLLRRDFTVNALALRLPQVVLVDPSNGIDDLLNAVLRTPTSPEISFGDDPLRMMRAARFTAQLGFTLELETAVAMAAMASSIDIISAERVGDELGKLLRAHNPRAGIELLVESGLAAIVLPEIPDLRLEVDEHHHHKDVYQHTLTVLDQAIGYERSRKNLAEPDLVVRLAALLHDIGKPATRRLEPGGVVSFYHHDVVGSKLAKKRLRALRFDNDTISAVSRLVELHLRFFGYTEGAWTDSAVRRYVRDAGDQLERLHILTRADVTTRNRRKADRLGFAYDDLEQRISELAAQEEMEAVRPDLDGEEIMAVLALTPGREVGEAYRYLLEQRLDDGPLGTEEATRRLLAWWAAREA is encoded by the coding sequence AGCTGGCCCTGGTCGGCGGCCCCGTGCGCGACGCGTTCCTGGACAGGGTCACCAACGACCTCGACTTCACCACTGACGCCACCCCGGACCAGATCCTCGCGATCGTGAAGCCGATCGCCGAGGCGCACTGGGACATCGGCCGGGCCTTCGGCACCATCGGCGCCCAGATCGCCGGCGAGAAGGTGGAGATCACCACTTACCGCGCCGACAGCTACGACGGTCAGACCCGTCGCCCCGACGTGGTGTTCGGCTCCAGCCTCGAAGACGACCTGTTGCGCCGCGACTTCACGGTCAACGCCCTGGCGTTGCGGCTGCCGCAGGTGGTTCTCGTCGACCCGTCCAACGGGATCGATGACCTCCTCAACGCAGTGCTGCGCACGCCCACTTCGCCCGAGATCTCCTTCGGTGACGACCCGCTGCGGATGATGCGGGCCGCGCGGTTCACCGCGCAGCTCGGCTTCACCCTGGAGCTGGAGACGGCCGTCGCCATGGCGGCCATGGCGTCGAGCATCGACATCATCTCGGCGGAACGGGTCGGCGACGAGCTCGGCAAACTGCTGCGGGCGCACAATCCGCGGGCCGGCATCGAGCTGCTCGTGGAGTCGGGCCTGGCCGCGATCGTGTTGCCCGAGATCCCCGACCTGCGCCTCGAGGTGGATGAGCATCACCATCACAAGGATGTCTATCAGCACACCCTCACGGTGCTCGACCAGGCCATCGGATACGAGAGATCGCGCAAGAACCTTGCCGAGCCAGACCTCGTGGTACGGCTGGCTGCGCTGCTGCACGACATCGGCAAGCCGGCGACCCGCCGCCTCGAGCCCGGCGGCGTGGTGAGCTTCTACCACCACGATGTGGTCGGTTCGAAGCTGGCTAAGAAGCGACTGCGCGCGCTGCGCTTCGACAACGACACGATCTCGGCCGTCTCCCGGCTGGTCGAACTGCATCTGCGGTTCTTCGGCTACACCGAGGGCGCCTGGACCGACTCGGCGGTGCGCCGGTACGTGCGCGACGCCGGGGACCAGCTGGAACGGCTGCACATCCTCACGCGCGCCGACGTGACCACCCGTAACCGCCGCAAGGCCGACCGGCTGGGCTTCGCCTACGACGACCTCGAGCAGCGCATCAGCGAGCTCGCCGCGCAGGAAGAGATGGAAGCGGTGCGCCCCGACCTCGACGGTGAGGAGATCATGGCGGTGCTCGCTCTCACGCCCGGACGCGAGGTCGGCGAGGCCTACCGTTACCTACTGGAGCAGCGCCTGGACGACGGCCCGCTCGGCACCGAGGAAGCCACCCGACGGCTCCTGGCCTGGTGGGCCGCGCGCGAGGCCTGA
- the rplI gene encoding 50S ribosomal protein L9, whose amino-acid sequence MSKLILTHEVSGLGTPGDIVDVKNGFARNYLLPQGFAVAWTRGGEKQIEQIKAARVAREHATLEEAQALKVALESTKVKLVVKAGAGGRLFGSVKTTDVAEAVAAAGLGAVDKRKIELSPIKATGEHTATVRLRDELSATITLQVVAAK is encoded by the coding sequence ATGTCGAAACTGATTCTGACGCACGAGGTCTCCGGCCTCGGCACCCCCGGTGACATCGTTGATGTCAAGAACGGGTTCGCTCGCAACTACCTTCTCCCCCAGGGCTTCGCTGTTGCGTGGACCCGCGGTGGCGAAAAGCAGATCGAGCAGATCAAGGCCGCCCGCGTAGCCCGCGAGCACGCCACCCTCGAAGAGGCCCAGGCCCTCAAGGTCGCCCTTGAGAGCACCAAGGTCAAGCTGGTCGTCAAGGCCGGCGCCGGCGGACGCCTCTTCGGCTCCGTCAAGACCACCGACGTGGCCGAAGCGGTTGCCGCTGCCGGTCTCGGTGCCGTCGACAAGCGCAAGATTGAGCTCAGCCCGATCAAGGCGACCGGCGAGCACACCGCGACGGTTCGTCTGCGCGACGAGCTCAGCGCGACCATCACCCTTCAGGTGGTAGCCGCTAAGTAA
- the dnaB gene encoding replicative DNA helicase — protein MSIAHLGYADQRGSDQRGSDRGSEYRSTSEPRHSERTPPHDLLAEQSALGGMMLSKDAVADVVETVRAADFYVPKHEIIFDAILSLYAQGEPTDVITVTDELTKLGEISRAGGADYLHTLTSLVPTAANAGFYATIVAERSMLRKLVDAGTRIAQMGYAGEGEVLDLVNTAQAEIYSITGSTETEDYVPLTDAVTAAIEDIEAAKLKDGQFTGVPTGFADLDELTNGFHGGQLIIVAARPALGKSTLALDFARAASIHHDMPSIFFSLEMGRSEIAMRLLAAEASVPLQSMRKGNVEARDWTTIAATRGRINDAPLYIDDSPNMTLVEIRAKCRRLKQRVGLKLVVIDYLQLMTSGKKVESRQQEVSEFSRALKLLAKELQVPVIALSQLNRGPEQRADKMPAISDLRESGSLEQDADMVILLHRESAYEKDNPRAGEADLIVAKHRNGPTRTVTVAFHGHYSRFADMVPGA, from the coding sequence GTGTCGATAGCTCACCTGGGTTACGCAGACCAGCGCGGATCCGATCAGCGCGGATCCGACCGCGGCTCCGAGTACCGGAGCACCTCCGAACCTCGCCACTCCGAGCGCACCCCGCCGCATGACCTGCTGGCCGAGCAGAGCGCCCTCGGCGGCATGATGCTGAGCAAGGATGCCGTCGCCGACGTCGTCGAGACGGTGCGCGCTGCCGACTTCTATGTGCCCAAGCACGAGATCATCTTCGACGCCATCCTCTCGTTGTACGCGCAGGGTGAGCCCACCGACGTCATCACGGTCACCGACGAACTGACCAAGCTCGGCGAGATCTCCCGGGCCGGCGGCGCCGACTACCTGCACACGCTCACCAGCCTGGTGCCCACGGCCGCCAACGCCGGTTTTTACGCCACCATCGTCGCCGAACGGTCCATGCTGCGAAAGCTCGTGGATGCCGGCACACGGATCGCCCAGATGGGCTACGCGGGTGAAGGCGAGGTGCTCGACCTGGTCAACACGGCGCAGGCCGAGATCTACTCCATCACCGGCAGCACCGAGACCGAAGACTACGTTCCCCTCACCGACGCCGTGACGGCGGCCATCGAGGACATCGAAGCGGCCAAGCTCAAAGACGGTCAGTTCACCGGTGTACCCACGGGCTTCGCCGACCTCGACGAGCTCACCAACGGGTTCCACGGCGGCCAGCTCATCATCGTGGCCGCGCGACCCGCTTTGGGTAAGTCCACCCTCGCGCTCGACTTCGCCCGCGCCGCGTCCATCCACCACGACATGCCCAGCATCTTCTTCTCCTTGGAAATGGGACGCAGCGAGATCGCCATGCGCCTACTCGCCGCCGAGGCCTCCGTGCCCCTGCAGAGCATGCGCAAGGGCAACGTCGAGGCCCGCGACTGGACCACCATCGCCGCCACCCGCGGACGCATCAACGACGCGCCGCTCTACATTGACGACAGCCCCAACATGACGCTGGTCGAGATCCGTGCAAAGTGCCGCCGACTCAAGCAGCGCGTCGGTCTCAAGCTCGTCGTGATCGACTACCTGCAGCTGATGACCTCGGGTAAGAAGGTCGAATCCCGCCAGCAGGAGGTCAGTGAGTTCTCCCGGGCGCTCAAGCTCCTGGCCAAGGAACTGCAGGTCCCCGTGATCGCGCTGTCCCAGCTGAACCGTGGTCCCGAGCAGCGCGCCGATAAGATGCCGGCCATCTCCGACCTCCGGGAATCCGGTTCGCTGGAGCAGGACGCCGACATGGTCATCCTGCTGCACCGTGAGAGCGCCTACGAAAAGGACAACCCGCGCGCCGGCGAGGCCG
- a CDS encoding single-stranded DNA-binding protein, which translates to MAGETVITVVGNLTSDPELRYTQNGLAVANFTIASTPRNFDRAANEWKDGEALFLRASVWREFAEHVAGSLTKGSRVIASGRLKQRSYETKEGEKRTSMELEIDEIGPSLRYATASLTRAQSSSAPRGGAPVAQQQGNDEPWAPSAPAANTGGGDVWNTPGNFSDETPF; encoded by the coding sequence ATGGCCGGCGAGACCGTAATCACCGTGGTGGGCAACCTCACCAGCGATCCGGAACTGCGTTACACGCAGAACGGGCTGGCGGTAGCCAACTTCACCATTGCCTCCACTCCGCGCAATTTCGATCGCGCGGCCAACGAGTGGAAAGATGGCGAGGCACTGTTCCTGCGCGCGAGCGTTTGGCGTGAATTCGCCGAACACGTGGCCGGTTCACTGACCAAGGGTTCCCGTGTCATCGCTTCCGGGCGTCTCAAGCAGCGTTCGTATGAGACCAAGGAAGGTGAAAAGCGCACGAGCATGGAGCTCGAGATCGACGAAATCGGTCCTTCGCTGCGCTACGCCACCGCCTCTCTCACGCGTGCGCAGTCCTCGTCCGCTCCTCGCGGCGGCGCGCCTGTCGCGCAGCAGCAGGGCAACGACGAGCCCTGGGCACCCAGCGCCCCCGCCGCCAACACCGGCGGCGGAGATGTCTGGAACACCCCGGGCAACTTCAGCGACGAGACCCCCTTCTAA